The Proteiniphilum propionicum genome contains the following window.
ATTAAATATAAATTTAATCAATTATTTAACATCATATCTGCAAACAGTGCTTCCATCTATTATAAAACCTGATCCAAACATTCAATAAATCGCACTAATATATTCATCTATACCTATATATATAAATAAAAGAATGGTATATGGTAGTGTTAAATCGCTGAATATAGAAATGTAACTAAAGTAAAAGTGTAAACCTTCATGACGTGTAACATATGTATTGCATTCCTTTATTTACATTTGTTCCAACTGTCCCGGCTTACTTTTTACACATTTGTAATAAAAATAATGCTGATTGCAGTGTTAACAAATCTGTTTTCTCTGAGAATCCCATAAATCTGACATAGATATACATATGTTGAAAATTCGTTACTCTCAGCGATTTAAAATCGAGCCAAAAATTTGACAAATATTGTAATGTCTAAACAAAAATGTTATGCAAAAGCTAAACATTTGCGCGTCGAGACATAATCCAAATGAGTATATGTTTTCTTCTATTTCAACTAAATGCAAATAGTCACCTGGCGGAGTTATGAGATCTATACACTAATCGCCGCTCTTGGCGCAGCATAAATTGCCCAGTCACCTGGCGGAGTTATACGATCTATACCCGCCAGCTATATAAATAAAGTAGAATTTAAAAATCAGGAATAGTGGTTAAAAAGATGAGGGAAGCAGATCCCCTGAAGTTTTTCAGTTAGTTGTTTTATATATGAGTCTCCTCCAATAAGTCTTTTTTCTTGAAAATTTCACAAGATGGTCATTGATTTTCAATAAGTTGTAAACCGATAAAATTGGGTTTTGAAGTTTACGGAGAGGACTCATATATTGTTTTTACAACTGTCAAGTATCACCCCTGACCCATTTTGGAGAATCTCCGATGTGAGATATCTGTCAATGCATGATTTTATATACTAGTTCTTTCATCAACTCGCTCTGCGATGCCGACACGTTGTCTATCCCTTTGGAACGTGCATCATAGGTTCTTAGAAGAGAGATAATCTCCATTACTTTGTTAGCGTTGTAATTTCGTAATCCGGGAATATAATCGCGACGAACAATATAGAGTGACTTTATATTTAGAGCATTCATGATACTCTGTTCATTTTTCTGTGGAAGCCAAAAGCACTCAAGCAGGTTACTGAAATAATTGAATAGAACAGCCACCGTTGCCATCATTGGGTTATCCTTCTGATTTTTGCCGAAATAATCCATAATCCTGTTGGCAACAAGTTTGTTTTTTTCGATAATGGCATTCAGCAATTCGAAATTATTATAGTCCTTGCTGATACCAACATTCTTTTCTATCAGATCCGCTGTAATACGACTTGATCCTTCTGGCAACGAAACCTCCAGCTTCTGGAGCTGCGGAATAAGTTTGCTAATATCGTTACCTGCATAGCCGGCAAGCATCTGGGCCGATTTTTCATCAATTGTGATATCCTTCTCCCTTAGATAGGAAGTGACAAAAGCCGGTATCTGGTTTTCATATAGCTTCTTCGATTCAAATACAACACCTGCCTTTTCAATGCTCTTGGCCACAGACTTTCGCCTGTCAACCGTACCATGTTTGTAGTTAATCACAAGTACGGTGGTGGGCATAGGGTTTTTTGCATAAACCTCCAGGAGCTCAAACCTTTCCAGGTTCTGTGCCTCCTTCACAATAATGAGCTGATGTTCTGCCATCATAGGAAAACGGCGTGCAGTGGCAATGATATTATTTACATCAGAGTCAACGCCGTAAAAGGTAAGCATATTAAAGTCCTTTTCCGTTTCAGTAAGAACAGTTTCAGACAACAACTCTGTCAGCTCATCTATAAAATAGGACTCCTCACCCATAAACAGATAAACAGGACTGAAATTACGTTTCAGAATATCGTTGCGTATAGAATCATAAGAGGATTTGACAGATATAGCCATAATAATAATAATAATAATAATAAAAATTACCTGATGCAGGTTACCAGTCGAAACGTAAGTGTTTGATAGTGGATCCTTTGTTCATAATAGAAGAAAGCGATTTTATTCCTATCTTAACATGCTCTTCAACGAATTGCTCCGTTATCAGCTGATCGCTTTTTTCTGTCTTCACACCTGTTGAAATAAGAGGTTGATCAGACACAAGCAGAAGTGCTCCTGTGGAAATATGATTGGCGAAACCACATGTAAATAGTGTTGCAGTCTCCATATCTACCGCCATGGCCCGTATTTGCCGCAGATAGTTTTTAAACTCCTCATCATACTCCCATACACGGCGGTTGGTGGTATAAACAGTACCTGTCCAGTAATCGCGGTTAAAATCACGCACATTTGACGAAACTGCCCTAAGCAGGCTAAATGCAGGCAGTGATGGTACTTCCGGAGGAAAATAGTCGTTCGATGTTCCCTCACCACGGATTGCAGCAATGGGCAGGATGTAATCACCCAGGTCGCTCCTCAATTTCAATCCACCGCATTTCCCCAGAAACAAAACAGCCGTAGGTGCTATTGCACTAAGCAGATCCATAACAGTGGCTGCATTAGCACTACCCATACCAAAATTAATGATGGTAATCCCGTTTGCCGACGCGTTAGGCATATTGGCATCTGCTCCCACAATGGGTACATCGAAATAGCGAGCAAAAATCTCCACATATTTCTGAAAATTGGTCAGAAGAATAAATTTCGTGAATTCGTTCAACGGCCGTTTAGTATATCTTGGGAGCCAATTCTCCACAATTTCTTGTTTTGTTCTCATAAAAAAGCGGTAATTTTGTTTTATATGAAACCGTAATGATTAAATCATATGGACCGGTTAGTTAAACAAAGATACAAATGTACGAATTAAATTTACCATCATTTGATGCTAAAATCCGAAAAATCAACAACGGACATCAGATATTCGATCCCCTGCGTAGGAAATATGTGGCACTTACTCCCGAGGAATGGGTACGCCAACACTTTGTACATTATCTGATCACTGAGAAAAACTATCCTGCTTCGCTCATTGCAAACGAAACTGCAATAAAACTTAATTCACTCACGCTACGATGCGATACTGTAATTTATAATAACAATCTTAAGCCGTTGATGATTGTGGAGTATAAAGAGCCTGAAACAACCATCACCCGGGAGGTGTTCGATCAGGCTGCACGATACAGCAGTGTGTTGAGGGTGCCCTATATTGTTGTTTCCAATGGAATGAGACATTACTGTTGCCTGATTGATTATGAAAACCGAGCCTACAGGTACCTTATGGAAATACCTGGCTACAAAGATCTTATAAGTTATAATATTTGAAAAAGAATTATAACGTCTTCATGAATTTATTTTGCAAATTACAACATCACCTCAGCAGTACACCTAAATGGTGTAATACTCTATGAAATTAAAAACAGTTGTTTAGCTGATTCAAGCTTGATATAGATCAACGATAAAAATCAATAACTCTCATCTTCCGAAGGGAAATCTGATGATTTAACGTCGTTTATGTATTTTTGCACAGCTGTGGTTATATCACCAAACAGATTGGCATAACGGCGCAGGAAACGCGGTGAAAAGCCCTTGTTTAGCCCTAGCATATCGTGCATCACCAAAACCTGACCATCAACGTGCTGACCGGCGCCAATACCAATTACAGGGATAGTGAGTTCAGACGCCACCCTTTTTGCCAATTCGGCAGGTATCTTTTCCAGAACAAGCGAGCAACAACCTGCTTCCTGAAGAAGAAGTGCATCCTCTATGAGCTTTCTGGCCTCATCATCATCCTGTGCACGCACTGCATAAGTCCCGTATTTATTTATTGATTGGGGCATAAGTCCCAGGTGTCCCATAATTGGTATTCCAGCATTCAATATGCCCTTTACCGCCTCAATAATCTCCTTGCCTCCTTCCAGTTTAAGGCAATCGGCCTGAGTCTCCTTCATTATTTTAACAGCGTTGGAGACAGCCTCATACGGGTTTCCCTGATAACTTCCGAAAGGCAT
Protein-coding sequences here:
- the holA gene encoding DNA polymerase III subunit delta; amino-acid sequence: MAISVKSSYDSIRNDILKRNFSPVYLFMGEESYFIDELTELLSETVLTETEKDFNMLTFYGVDSDVNNIIATARRFPMMAEHQLIIVKEAQNLERFELLEVYAKNPMPTTVLVINYKHGTVDRRKSVAKSIEKAGVVFESKKLYENQIPAFVTSYLREKDITIDEKSAQMLAGYAGNDISKLIPQLQKLEVSLPEGSSRITADLIEKNVGISKDYNNFELLNAIIEKNKLVANRIMDYFGKNQKDNPMMATVAVLFNYFSNLLECFWLPQKNEQSIMNALNIKSLYIVRRDYIPGLRNYNANKVMEIISLLRTYDARSKGIDNVSASQSELMKELVYKIMH
- a CDS encoding AMP nucleosidase, whose protein sequence is MRTKQEIVENWLPRYTKRPLNEFTKFILLTNFQKYVEIFARYFDVPIVGADANMPNASANGITIINFGMGSANAATVMDLLSAIAPTAVLFLGKCGGLKLRSDLGDYILPIAAIRGEGTSNDYFPPEVPSLPAFSLLRAVSSNVRDFNRDYWTGTVYTTNRRVWEYDEEFKNYLRQIRAMAVDMETATLFTCGFANHISTGALLLVSDQPLISTGVKTEKSDQLITEQFVEEHVKIGIKSLSSIMNKGSTIKHLRFDW
- a CDS encoding type I restriction enzyme HsdR N-terminal domain-containing protein, whose protein sequence is MYELNLPSFDAKIRKINNGHQIFDPLRRKYVALTPEEWVRQHFVHYLITEKNYPASLIANETAIKLNSLTLRCDTVIYNNNLKPLMIVEYKEPETTITREVFDQAARYSSVLRVPYIVVSNGMRHYCCLIDYENRAYRYLMEIPGYKDLISYNI
- the panB gene encoding 3-methyl-2-oxobutanoate hydroxymethyltransferase, which translates into the protein MSEEQKGYLSASGKRKVTTHRLLEMKQRGEKISMLTAYDYSMASVIDFAGIDVILVGDSASNVMVGNTTTLPITVDQMIYHGKSVMNAVKRAMVVIDMPFGSYQGNPYEAVSNAVKIMKETQADCLKLEGGKEIIEAVKGILNAGIPIMGHLGLMPQSINKYGTYAVRAQDDDEARKLIEDALLLQEAGCCSLVLEKIPAELAKRVASELTIPVIGIGAGQHVDGQVLVMHDMLGLNKGFSPRFLRRYANLFGDITTAVQKYINDVKSSDFPSEDESY